In Syngnathus scovelli strain Florida chromosome 10, RoL_Ssco_1.2, whole genome shotgun sequence, the following are encoded in one genomic region:
- the usp1 gene encoding ubiquitin carboxyl-terminal hydrolase 1 isoform X1 → MPGLQSEHVGSPIKRSKLSLKFFQKTETKRALDFSEPQADDAHSCDQVVPAPSLLPSSPDDLPLSCQRLEDTLPFVGFLNEGNTCYLNSILQVLYHCPGLKEGIKSLYKLSKKNATSTEKTKQCEEPAGDAAEDVSAHMELLESVHSLISSVEQLQSNFLLSTDSFNELNTSPRKVLNTLRQLNPMYEGYLQHDAQEVLQCILEYIQEACNTIRKEHKPTQVELGSSSMAESQKGQDEDAQVTGKRKSDAEMGNAKKKSKSRKSGAQVEVLFSTPVTRSKSKLSHDNTMGKAGEKEETKEEEGKGKEKEGGSGDEKTFQEADRKKKKRRKMGWQRPAKKQPSIMSMFRTVGKLTSTFAKISTKTENDNDEVQPKDEKKYEGVMLPNENQVHKTPAQQDGLDLMERLFHGQLVLRTRCLECESFTERREDFQDISVPVVEEQPGSPDHLSSVSPYPKPEEKTLKWAIGQFASVERIVGEDKYFCDTCRHYAEAERSLLFDKTPEVVTIHLKRFSASGLEMDPYACLSKVTTPLETPLTLSLEEWCTPRSSGGGHSYKLFAVVMHSGVSIGSGHYTAYIHMSDLKDAELRLCESQRLPETKEAWDDGEVSVRRPSSSACGKAESKKAPECGLLGGQRSRTGVEQEERATDGDKPEQRKTPNAEVQLEAGEKSGTTNSEEEQAWKEQALNNLLQYEGKWLLFDDSEVRLFEEKDVLRACCLQTCSSSTPYLLFYKRVVESAH, encoded by the exons ATGCCTGGTCTGCAGAGTGAACATGTGGGGAGCCCCATCAAAAGGAGCAAACTGTCTCTGAAGTTCTTCCAGAAGACGGAAACCAAACGAGCCTTGGATTTCTCGGAACCTCAAGCAGATGATGCCCA CAGCTGTGATCAGGTGGTGCCGGCTCCATCTCTGCTACCGAGCTCGCCCGATGACCTCCCGCTGTCATGTCAGAGGCTAGAGGACACATTGCCATTTGTGGGCTTCCTCAACGAGGGCAACACCTGTTATCTGAACAGCATCTTGCAG GTCCTCTATCACTGTCCAGgcctgaaagagggaatcaagtcCTTATACAAGTTGTCGAAAAAGAATGCTACATccactgaaaaaacaaaacaatgtgaaGAG CCAGCAGGGGATGCTGCCGAGGATGTATCTGCACACATGGAGCTCCTGGAGAGCGTCCACAGTCTGATAAGTTCCGTGGAGCAGCTGCAGTCCAACTTTCTGCTCAGCACTGACAGCTTCAATGAGCTCAACACGTCACCTCGTAAAGTACTGAACACGCTCAG GCAACTGAATCCCATGTATGAAGGCTATCTTCAACATGACGCCCAAGAGGTTCTGCAGTGCATCCTGGAATACATCCAGGAGGCCTGCAACACCATCAGGAAGGAACACAAACCGACCCAAGTGGAACTTGGAAGCAGTTCAATGGCAGAATCACAAAAAGGCCAAGATGAGGATGCTCAAGTGACTGGAAAAAGGAAAAGTGACGCAGAGATggggaatgctaaaaagaagtcCAAGTCGAGGAAATCTGGAGCACAGGTCGAGGTCTTGTTCAGCACCCCCGTCACCCGCTCCAAAAGTAAGCTATCCCATGACAACACAATGGGCAAAGCTGGAGAGAAAGAGGAGACAAAGGAAGAGGAAGGGAAAGGGAAAGAGAAAGAAGGAGGCAGTGGGGATGAGAAAACATTCCAAGAGGCTGACAGGAAAAAGAAGAAACGCCGTAAAATGGGCTGGCAGAGGCCTGCTAAGAAACAGCCCAGCATCATGTCCATGTTTCGTACTGTCGGAAAACTCACTTCCACATTCGCCAAAATCTCAACCAAAACGGAGAATGACAACGATGAAGTCCAACCTAAGGATGAGAAGAAGTATGAGGGGGTCATGCTTCCGAATGAGAACCAGGTCCACAAGACGCCAGCTCAACAAG ATGGTCTAGACCTGATGGAGCGCTTGTTCCACGGCCAGCTGGTTCTACGGACTCGCTGTCTGGAGTGCGAAAGCTTCACTGAGAGGCGAGAAGACTTCCAGGACATCAGTGTCCCCGTGGTGGAAGAGCAGCCCGGCAGCCCGGACCATCTCTCTTCGG TTTCTCCATACCCCAAACCAGAAGAGAAGACCCTGAAATGGGCCATTGGGCAGTTTGCCTCGGTGGAGCGCATCGTCGGAGAGGACAAATACTTCTGTGACACGTGTCGCCATTACGCAGAGGCCGAGAGGAGTCTTCTGTTTGACAAAACTCCCGAAGTGGTCACCATTCACTTGAAGCGCTTCTCCGCCAGCGGTTTGGA AATGGACCCGTACGCCTGTCTGTCCAAGGTGACCACGCCCTTGGAGACGCCCTTGACCTTGTCTCTGGAAGAGTGGTGCACGCCGCGCTCGTCCGGCGGAGGCCACTCCTACAAGCTCTTTGCCGTGGTCATGCACAGCGGCGTGTCCATCGGCAGCGGCCACTACACCGCTTACATCCATATGAGTGACCTGAAAGACGCCGAGCTCCGGCTGTGCGAAAGCCAGCGGCTGCCCGAGACCAAAGAAGCCTGGGACGACGGCGAGGTCTCCGTCAGGCGACCCTCCAGCTCTGCTTGCGGCAAAGCAGAAAGTAAGAAGGCTCCGGAGTGCGGACTCTTGGGAGGTCAGCGCAGTCGCACCGGCGTCGAGCAAGAAGAGAGAGCAACTGACGGCGACAAACCTGAGCAGAGAAAGACTCCAAATGCTGAAGTCCAGCTTGAGGCTGGAGAGAAGAGCGGAACAACTAACAGTGAGGAAGAGCAAGCCTGGAAAGAGCAGGCTTTAAACAATCTCCTCCAGTACGAAGGCAAATGGCTACTGTTTGATGATTCCGAAGTGCGTTTGTTTGAGGAAAAAGATGTTCTCAGAGCCTGCTGCCTTCAGACCTGCTCGTCTTCAACACCCTACTTGCTCTTTTACAAGAGAGTCGTCGAGTCGGCACATTGA
- the usp1 gene encoding ubiquitin carboxyl-terminal hydrolase 1 isoform X2 — protein MPGLQSEHVGSPIKRSKLSLKFFQKTETKRALDFSEPQADDAHCDQVVPAPSLLPSSPDDLPLSCQRLEDTLPFVGFLNEGNTCYLNSILQVLYHCPGLKEGIKSLYKLSKKNATSTEKTKQCEEPAGDAAEDVSAHMELLESVHSLISSVEQLQSNFLLSTDSFNELNTSPRKVLNTLRQLNPMYEGYLQHDAQEVLQCILEYIQEACNTIRKEHKPTQVELGSSSMAESQKGQDEDAQVTGKRKSDAEMGNAKKKSKSRKSGAQVEVLFSTPVTRSKSKLSHDNTMGKAGEKEETKEEEGKGKEKEGGSGDEKTFQEADRKKKKRRKMGWQRPAKKQPSIMSMFRTVGKLTSTFAKISTKTENDNDEVQPKDEKKYEGVMLPNENQVHKTPAQQDGLDLMERLFHGQLVLRTRCLECESFTERREDFQDISVPVVEEQPGSPDHLSSVSPYPKPEEKTLKWAIGQFASVERIVGEDKYFCDTCRHYAEAERSLLFDKTPEVVTIHLKRFSASGLEMDPYACLSKVTTPLETPLTLSLEEWCTPRSSGGGHSYKLFAVVMHSGVSIGSGHYTAYIHMSDLKDAELRLCESQRLPETKEAWDDGEVSVRRPSSSACGKAESKKAPECGLLGGQRSRTGVEQEERATDGDKPEQRKTPNAEVQLEAGEKSGTTNSEEEQAWKEQALNNLLQYEGKWLLFDDSEVRLFEEKDVLRACCLQTCSSSTPYLLFYKRVVESAH, from the exons ATGCCTGGTCTGCAGAGTGAACATGTGGGGAGCCCCATCAAAAGGAGCAAACTGTCTCTGAAGTTCTTCCAGAAGACGGAAACCAAACGAGCCTTGGATTTCTCGGAACCTCAAGCAGATGATGCCCA CTGTGATCAGGTGGTGCCGGCTCCATCTCTGCTACCGAGCTCGCCCGATGACCTCCCGCTGTCATGTCAGAGGCTAGAGGACACATTGCCATTTGTGGGCTTCCTCAACGAGGGCAACACCTGTTATCTGAACAGCATCTTGCAG GTCCTCTATCACTGTCCAGgcctgaaagagggaatcaagtcCTTATACAAGTTGTCGAAAAAGAATGCTACATccactgaaaaaacaaaacaatgtgaaGAG CCAGCAGGGGATGCTGCCGAGGATGTATCTGCACACATGGAGCTCCTGGAGAGCGTCCACAGTCTGATAAGTTCCGTGGAGCAGCTGCAGTCCAACTTTCTGCTCAGCACTGACAGCTTCAATGAGCTCAACACGTCACCTCGTAAAGTACTGAACACGCTCAG GCAACTGAATCCCATGTATGAAGGCTATCTTCAACATGACGCCCAAGAGGTTCTGCAGTGCATCCTGGAATACATCCAGGAGGCCTGCAACACCATCAGGAAGGAACACAAACCGACCCAAGTGGAACTTGGAAGCAGTTCAATGGCAGAATCACAAAAAGGCCAAGATGAGGATGCTCAAGTGACTGGAAAAAGGAAAAGTGACGCAGAGATggggaatgctaaaaagaagtcCAAGTCGAGGAAATCTGGAGCACAGGTCGAGGTCTTGTTCAGCACCCCCGTCACCCGCTCCAAAAGTAAGCTATCCCATGACAACACAATGGGCAAAGCTGGAGAGAAAGAGGAGACAAAGGAAGAGGAAGGGAAAGGGAAAGAGAAAGAAGGAGGCAGTGGGGATGAGAAAACATTCCAAGAGGCTGACAGGAAAAAGAAGAAACGCCGTAAAATGGGCTGGCAGAGGCCTGCTAAGAAACAGCCCAGCATCATGTCCATGTTTCGTACTGTCGGAAAACTCACTTCCACATTCGCCAAAATCTCAACCAAAACGGAGAATGACAACGATGAAGTCCAACCTAAGGATGAGAAGAAGTATGAGGGGGTCATGCTTCCGAATGAGAACCAGGTCCACAAGACGCCAGCTCAACAAG ATGGTCTAGACCTGATGGAGCGCTTGTTCCACGGCCAGCTGGTTCTACGGACTCGCTGTCTGGAGTGCGAAAGCTTCACTGAGAGGCGAGAAGACTTCCAGGACATCAGTGTCCCCGTGGTGGAAGAGCAGCCCGGCAGCCCGGACCATCTCTCTTCGG TTTCTCCATACCCCAAACCAGAAGAGAAGACCCTGAAATGGGCCATTGGGCAGTTTGCCTCGGTGGAGCGCATCGTCGGAGAGGACAAATACTTCTGTGACACGTGTCGCCATTACGCAGAGGCCGAGAGGAGTCTTCTGTTTGACAAAACTCCCGAAGTGGTCACCATTCACTTGAAGCGCTTCTCCGCCAGCGGTTTGGA AATGGACCCGTACGCCTGTCTGTCCAAGGTGACCACGCCCTTGGAGACGCCCTTGACCTTGTCTCTGGAAGAGTGGTGCACGCCGCGCTCGTCCGGCGGAGGCCACTCCTACAAGCTCTTTGCCGTGGTCATGCACAGCGGCGTGTCCATCGGCAGCGGCCACTACACCGCTTACATCCATATGAGTGACCTGAAAGACGCCGAGCTCCGGCTGTGCGAAAGCCAGCGGCTGCCCGAGACCAAAGAAGCCTGGGACGACGGCGAGGTCTCCGTCAGGCGACCCTCCAGCTCTGCTTGCGGCAAAGCAGAAAGTAAGAAGGCTCCGGAGTGCGGACTCTTGGGAGGTCAGCGCAGTCGCACCGGCGTCGAGCAAGAAGAGAGAGCAACTGACGGCGACAAACCTGAGCAGAGAAAGACTCCAAATGCTGAAGTCCAGCTTGAGGCTGGAGAGAAGAGCGGAACAACTAACAGTGAGGAAGAGCAAGCCTGGAAAGAGCAGGCTTTAAACAATCTCCTCCAGTACGAAGGCAAATGGCTACTGTTTGATGATTCCGAAGTGCGTTTGTTTGAGGAAAAAGATGTTCTCAGAGCCTGCTGCCTTCAGACCTGCTCGTCTTCAACACCCTACTTGCTCTTTTACAAGAGAGTCGTCGAGTCGGCACATTGA